One genomic region from Pseudoduganella lutea encodes:
- a CDS encoding SWIM zinc finger family protein — translation MSPPWAALCRNFDDDALATLASTGLLRRAAKDVEAGKVAWDAPPSPAGGTFRVDGQLVAIGEKGPAGAACDCPAPGICKHVVAAVLWLRDQDVVPGGGDGEDNTAHDGPGDVVEAGQRMAAPDVLAEVLALDRAAVLKAAGRAAVRKAAALFPRAGPPACEASGGTLRITLPELDFECRYIGAGGLAGMVSEGVASSRKALHLLALAAVWQQHGHAAPWPAEAMPAAPATGPTAAEREFLAHADGSILEACGIGWSHLPDILPAQLRALGTSARIEAFPRLAGMLRELAGTAALLQRRDPHADEREAIGLAARIHALCTALDGATGEIPARLRGSERRTFSDGATLELLALGAHWWERRGGARGLAVPFWDPEGRTVVQAVLARRDGADRTFNAASSWSIGQLWQGVTCERALAAGAWSLRDARLSPDGRIGIGGATRAAALPPWAEDDPRWQAAGFDDWAELGAALRTGAGLESGPSYVLLRPASHETPQLHEARQVLAWPLRDRHDNQLVLQVPCDTARRVRIENLDAWTAAGSTDNIAGTVVGVVAAVEREAGAGWLEPVSLVFSRNGRLRAIALDFDTPPRAAQPNPGFLARLARLLRPLASLEPAATADPIPAARASAHAQRIGAVLAVLEHHCMTGRHAPTARERQQVDAARRFWLATGLDVLVRATDTWLAAPGAANALMLVHLCRTALELDSRFG, via the coding sequence GTGAGCCCGCCCTGGGCGGCGCTGTGCCGCAACTTCGACGACGACGCGCTGGCCACCCTCGCCAGCACCGGCCTGCTGCGTCGCGCCGCCAAGGACGTGGAAGCGGGCAAGGTGGCGTGGGATGCGCCGCCCTCCCCGGCCGGCGGCACGTTCCGCGTGGATGGCCAACTGGTTGCCATCGGAGAGAAAGGCCCGGCCGGCGCGGCATGCGATTGCCCTGCTCCAGGGATCTGCAAGCACGTGGTGGCCGCCGTGCTGTGGCTGCGCGACCAGGACGTCGTTCCCGGCGGCGGTGACGGTGAAGATAATACGGCGCACGACGGCCCGGGCGACGTGGTGGAAGCCGGGCAGCGCATGGCGGCGCCGGACGTGCTGGCCGAGGTGCTGGCGCTGGATCGCGCGGCCGTGCTGAAGGCGGCGGGGCGCGCCGCCGTGCGCAAGGCCGCGGCGCTGTTTCCCCGCGCCGGCCCGCCCGCCTGCGAAGCCAGCGGCGGCACGTTGCGGATCACCCTGCCCGAGCTGGACTTCGAATGCCGCTACATCGGCGCCGGCGGGCTGGCCGGCATGGTGTCCGAAGGTGTGGCATCGTCACGCAAGGCGCTGCACCTGCTGGCGCTGGCTGCTGTCTGGCAGCAGCATGGCCATGCTGCGCCGTGGCCCGCGGAGGCCATGCCTGCCGCTCCGGCAACGGGGCCGACTGCGGCCGAGCGGGAATTCCTGGCACATGCGGATGGATCGATCCTGGAAGCATGCGGCATCGGCTGGTCGCACCTGCCCGACATCCTGCCGGCGCAATTGCGGGCACTCGGCACGTCGGCCCGCATCGAGGCATTTCCCCGGCTGGCGGGCATGCTGCGCGAACTGGCCGGCACCGCAGCGCTGCTGCAGCGGCGCGACCCGCATGCGGACGAACGCGAGGCGATCGGCCTGGCGGCCCGCATCCACGCGCTGTGCACGGCCCTTGACGGTGCGACAGGCGAAATACCCGCGCGCCTGCGCGGCAGCGAGCGGCGCACGTTCAGCGACGGCGCCACGCTGGAATTGCTGGCCCTTGGCGCCCACTGGTGGGAGCGGCGCGGCGGTGCGCGCGGGCTGGCGGTGCCGTTCTGGGATCCGGAAGGGCGCACCGTCGTGCAGGCGGTGCTGGCACGCCGCGACGGCGCCGACCGCACGTTCAATGCGGCGTCAAGCTGGTCGATCGGGCAGCTGTGGCAAGGCGTGACATGCGAGCGCGCATTGGCCGCCGGCGCCTGGTCCCTGCGGGATGCGCGCCTGTCGCCCGATGGCCGGATCGGCATCGGCGGCGCGACCCGTGCCGCAGCGCTGCCGCCGTGGGCCGAGGACGATCCGCGCTGGCAGGCGGCCGGCTTCGACGACTGGGCGGAACTGGGCGCTGCGCTGCGTACCGGTGCAGGCCTGGAAAGCGGCCCGTCGTACGTGCTGCTGCGCCCTGCCAGTCACGAAACGCCGCAGTTGCACGAGGCGCGGCAGGTGCTGGCGTGGCCGTTGCGCGACCGGCACGACAACCAGCTCGTGCTGCAGGTGCCGTGCGACACGGCGCGCCGGGTGCGCATCGAGAACCTGGATGCATGGACGGCGGCCGGCAGTACCGACAATATCGCTGGCACGGTCGTCGGCGTCGTCGCGGCCGTGGAGCGGGAGGCCGGCGCCGGGTGGCTGGAGCCGGTGTCGCTGGTGTTCTCCCGGAACGGGCGCCTGCGCGCCATCGCGCTCGACTTCGATACGCCACCCCGCGCAGCGCAGCCCAATCCCGGGTTCCTCGCCAGGCTCGCGCGCCTGCTGCGGCCTCTCGCAAGCCTTGAACCCGCGGCGACCGCGGACCCCATCCCTGCCGCCCGCGCATCGGCCCACGCGCAGCGGATCGGCGCAGTGCTCGCGGTACTCGAACACCATTGCATGACCGGCCGGCATGCGCCCACCGCGCGCGAGCGCCAGCAGGTCGATGCGGCCCGCCGCTTCTGGCTGGCGACAGGGCTCGACGTGCTCGTGCGCGCGACCGACACATGGCTTGCCGCACCGGGCGCCGCCAACGCGCTGATGCTCGTGCACCTGTGCCGCACCGCGCTGGAACTGGACAGCCGCTTCGGCTAG
- a CDS encoding alpha/beta hydrolase family protein has product MRYFRLYDTGAKAGKAKGASPVIVVVSGSGCAEFGSRLPYFFEKFPAPLDVYHLEKPHVGKAATGQPGTCSREYERADNLQRRVRDTREFLEAHPALAGLAPRTLALVGFSEGGHVAPIVAADSPKVGWLALGGIGGMRQADGFLVFADRGVAPYANPSSRALLEKQFAEIAADPGSLDKSFFGHPYAYWSSHLFHDPLPYFAKLDVPVVVAMGEKDESEPIESGRLLKAFFARHPDKRFKFIEYEGASHGLQRGDKRHVHDFIAGLAKWFRNDPAAFD; this is encoded by the coding sequence ATGCGGTACTTCCGGCTTTACGACACCGGAGCGAAAGCCGGCAAGGCAAAAGGTGCCTCGCCTGTCATCGTGGTCGTCAGCGGATCGGGGTGCGCGGAATTCGGTTCCCGCCTGCCGTACTTCTTTGAAAAATTTCCGGCACCGCTCGATGTCTACCACCTCGAGAAGCCCCATGTCGGGAAGGCGGCGACTGGCCAGCCCGGCACTTGTTCGCGTGAATATGAACGCGCCGACAACCTGCAGCGCCGGGTGCGCGATACGCGGGAATTCCTCGAGGCGCACCCTGCGCTGGCCGGTCTCGCGCCGCGAACGCTGGCGCTGGTCGGCTTTTCCGAAGGCGGGCACGTGGCGCCGATCGTCGCTGCCGACAGTCCGAAGGTGGGATGGCTTGCGCTGGGAGGCATCGGCGGCATGCGCCAGGCCGACGGCTTCCTCGTGTTTGCGGACCGTGGCGTTGCGCCCTATGCGAATCCCTCTTCGCGGGCGTTGCTGGAAAAGCAGTTTGCCGAGATCGCCGCTGATCCCGGCTCGCTGGACAAGTCGTTCTTCGGCCACCCTTACGCCTACTGGAGTTCCCATCTGTTCCACGATCCGCTGCCATACTTCGCAAAGCTCGACGTCCCCGTAGTGGTGGCGATGGGTGAGAAAGATGAGAGCGAGCCGATCGAGTCCGGCAGGCTGTTGAAGGCATTCTTCGCCCGCCATCCGGACAAGCGGTTCAAATTCATCGAGTACGAAGGCGCCAGCCACGGCCTGCAGCGCGGCGACAAGCGGCACGTGCACGATTTCATTGCTGGGCTGGCGAAGTGGTTCAGGAACGATCCGGCCGCGTTCGACTGA
- a CDS encoding VWA domain-containing protein codes for MNGADTLRRWRLALGRYARPDGGQELAGADRQVDEALDYLYGRAYDRQGILRGKGGASGGSLDGSQLTALDWLRRTRELFPQDVCERLQRHALDKFGLNEILHDPATLRALEPDENLARALLGMRGRLGADMQDAVRDVIGKVVEDITRRLRHEFVNALSGRRNRFRRSMVPSAQNFDWRATIAANLRHYDTASRRLVIERPYFNSRVKRQLPWDVILCVDQSGSMVDSVLYSAIVASILVSLPSVNIRLVVFDTNVVDLTRMAADPVQVLLTVQLGGGTDVGRAMRYCEQLVTTPQRTIIALVSDFEEGAPPGPLLACVQRLAQSRVRLLGLAALDERAQPVYDRDMGQRLAARGMEIAALTPSRFAGWLAEVIG; via the coding sequence ATGAACGGCGCCGATACGCTGCGCCGCTGGCGCCTGGCGCTCGGCCGCTATGCCCGGCCCGATGGCGGGCAGGAGCTGGCCGGCGCCGACCGGCAGGTCGACGAGGCGCTCGATTACCTGTACGGCCGCGCCTACGACCGGCAAGGCATCCTGCGCGGCAAGGGTGGCGCCTCCGGCGGCAGCCTCGATGGCAGCCAGCTCACGGCGCTCGACTGGCTGCGACGCACGCGCGAGCTGTTCCCGCAGGACGTGTGCGAGCGGCTGCAGCGCCATGCGCTGGACAAGTTTGGCCTGAACGAGATCCTGCACGATCCGGCCACGCTGCGCGCGCTGGAGCCCGACGAGAACCTGGCGCGGGCGCTGCTGGGCATGCGCGGCCGCCTGGGGGCGGACATGCAGGACGCCGTGCGCGATGTGATCGGCAAGGTGGTCGAGGACATCACACGGCGCCTGCGCCACGAATTCGTCAACGCGCTGTCGGGCCGCCGCAACCGCTTCCGCCGGTCGATGGTGCCGAGCGCGCAGAACTTCGACTGGCGCGCCACGATCGCGGCCAACCTGCGCCACTACGACACGGCCAGCCGCCGCCTCGTGATCGAGCGGCCATATTTCAACAGCCGCGTGAAGCGCCAGCTGCCGTGGGACGTGATCCTGTGCGTGGACCAGAGCGGCTCGATGGTCGATTCGGTACTGTACAGCGCCATCGTGGCCAGCATCCTCGTGTCGCTGCCTTCCGTGAACATCCGGCTGGTGGTGTTCGACACGAACGTGGTGGACCTGACACGCATGGCCGCCGATCCGGTGCAGGTGCTGCTGACGGTGCAGCTGGGCGGCGGCACGGACGTGGGCCGCGCCATGCGCTATTGCGAGCAGCTGGTGACGACGCCGCAGCGCACCATCATCGCGCTGGTCAGCGATTTCGAGGAAGGCGCCCCGCCCGGCCCGCTGCTGGCCTGCGTGCAGCGGCTGGCCCAGTCGCGCGTGCGCCTGCTCGGCCTGGCGGCGCTGGACGAACGCGCGCAGCCCGTCTACGACCGCGACATGGGCCAGCGGCTGGCGGCGCGCGGCATGGAGATCGCCGCGCTCACGCCATCGCGCTTCGCCGGCTGGCTGGCCGAGGTGATCGGGTGA
- a CDS encoding DUF5682 family protein, translated as MSPGDLPVTLPPDVQAGVAQLHGGHGGRLFFAPVRHHSPACALALRELVREVRPAAVLVEGPDDFNTLIPALLDSATRPPVAVLSQAPRTDGGSRSAFFPFCDYSPEWVALRAGHAAGARLAFIDQPWTARAADDTDTGAHTLMAERHLAHSAYLKALAARSGCRDQDDLWDHLFELRGPAALRDWRSLFADVYAYCAMARHDYEPQVLEAEGSLPRERHMAAHIRRHLDETGGAVVVVTGGFHTPGLQAMLDAPQEAGAKPRPRPAGGGNWLIRYSFDNLDALNGYAAGMPAPGWYQRVWDSAVTDPAGPALHDVAAACLAELARETRTLGLAEQLSTADVGAAVLQASRLAALRGHAGPGREDVLDAIRSCFVKGALGDGTAGMGDDVRRLLCGHALGDVPAAIGAPPLVEDARRLAGRMGVRLDDSAARAVRLDLYRNEAHRERSRFLHLADWLGLELGQWRGGPDFLAGTRLELLIEEWQVAWTPLVEARLIALSAEGATLHDVAMARLRRDEAALAACGMARSARAAAALLTRGCLVGLHERLPELLAMVAARVDDDGDPASVIAGCHQLLTLWRAREPLGVRDDPALHALLLHAWDAALYLVPRLADTAADGEDATIGSLLSLRAFRHALAQGLVAADDTPDRWRRALEALVEAPRAAPGIASAAGVLLFLDGAWSEERLCASLVASLGPGAERDDAARALLGLLAAGPELLLTQPALRQAVDAIMASWDEEAFLRHLPDLRHAFTRLKPAETAQLAAALALADDAGLGWEHDATEADMLAGTVLHAGLVAALARDGLHAWTGDMPNDARKEAR; from the coding sequence GTGAGCCCCGGCGACCTGCCGGTTACGCTGCCGCCGGATGTGCAGGCCGGCGTGGCGCAACTGCACGGCGGCCACGGTGGACGCCTGTTCTTCGCCCCCGTGCGCCACCACAGCCCCGCCTGCGCGCTGGCGCTGCGCGAACTGGTGCGCGAAGTGCGCCCGGCCGCCGTGCTGGTCGAGGGGCCGGACGACTTCAATACGCTCATCCCGGCGCTGCTCGACAGCGCCACGCGCCCGCCCGTGGCGGTGCTGAGCCAGGCCCCGCGCACCGATGGCGGCAGCCGCTCGGCCTTTTTCCCGTTCTGCGACTACAGTCCCGAATGGGTGGCGCTGCGCGCCGGGCACGCGGCGGGCGCGCGCCTGGCCTTCATCGACCAGCCCTGGACCGCGCGTGCGGCGGACGACACCGACACCGGCGCGCACACGCTGATGGCCGAACGCCACCTGGCCCACAGCGCCTATCTGAAGGCGCTGGCCGCGCGCAGCGGCTGCCGCGACCAGGACGACCTGTGGGACCACCTGTTCGAGCTGCGCGGCCCCGCCGCCCTGCGCGACTGGCGTTCGCTGTTCGCCGACGTGTATGCGTATTGCGCGATGGCGCGGCACGACTACGAACCGCAGGTGCTGGAAGCGGAAGGCAGCCTGCCGCGCGAACGGCACATGGCCGCGCACATCCGCCGTCACCTGGACGAGACGGGCGGCGCGGTGGTGGTGGTCACGGGCGGCTTTCATACGCCCGGCCTGCAGGCGATGCTGGACGCGCCTCAGGAAGCCGGCGCGAAGCCGCGGCCACGGCCTGCCGGCGGCGGCAACTGGCTGATCCGCTACAGCTTCGACAATCTCGATGCGCTGAACGGCTATGCCGCCGGCATGCCCGCGCCGGGGTGGTACCAGCGCGTGTGGGACAGCGCCGTCACCGATCCGGCCGGCCCCGCCCTGCACGACGTGGCCGCCGCTTGCCTGGCGGAGCTGGCCCGCGAGACGCGCACGCTGGGGCTGGCCGAGCAGCTGTCCACGGCGGACGTGGGCGCTGCCGTGCTGCAGGCCAGCCGGCTGGCCGCGCTGCGCGGCCATGCCGGACCGGGCCGGGAAGACGTGCTCGATGCGATCCGCTCCTGCTTCGTCAAGGGCGCATTGGGCGATGGCACCGCCGGCATGGGCGACGACGTGCGCCGCCTGCTGTGCGGCCATGCGCTGGGCGATGTGCCGGCCGCCATCGGCGCGCCGCCGCTGGTGGAAGACGCGCGGCGCCTGGCAGGGCGCATGGGCGTGCGGCTGGACGACAGCGCGGCCCGCGCCGTGCGGCTCGACCTGTACCGCAACGAGGCGCACCGCGAGCGCAGCCGCTTCCTGCACCTGGCCGACTGGCTGGGGCTCGAGCTGGGGCAATGGCGCGGCGGGCCGGACTTCCTGGCCGGCACCCGGCTGGAGCTGCTGATCGAGGAATGGCAGGTGGCGTGGACGCCGCTCGTCGAGGCGCGCCTGATCGCCCTGTCCGCCGAGGGCGCCACGCTGCACGACGTGGCGATGGCGCGGCTGCGGCGCGACGAGGCGGCGCTGGCCGCCTGCGGCATGGCCCGCTCGGCCCGCGCGGCCGCCGCCCTGCTGACGCGCGGCTGCCTGGTCGGCCTGCACGAGCGCCTGCCCGAGTTACTCGCGATGGTCGCGGCGCGGGTGGACGACGATGGCGACCCGGCTTCCGTGATCGCCGGCTGCCACCAGCTCCTCACGCTGTGGCGGGCGCGCGAGCCGCTGGGCGTGCGCGACGATCCGGCGCTGCACGCGCTGCTGCTGCACGCATGGGATGCGGCGCTGTACCTGGTGCCGCGGCTGGCCGACACGGCGGCCGACGGCGAGGATGCCACGATCGGCAGCCTGCTGTCGCTGCGCGCGTTCCGCCACGCGCTGGCGCAGGGATTGGTCGCGGCGGACGACACGCCGGATCGCTGGCGCCGTGCGCTCGAAGCGCTGGTGGAGGCGCCGCGCGCGGCACCGGGCATTGCCAGCGCCGCCGGCGTGCTGCTGTTCCTCGATGGCGCATGGAGCGAGGAACGGCTGTGCGCCAGCCTGGTGGCGAGCCTGGGACCGGGCGCAGAACGCGACGATGCGGCGCGCGCCCTGCTCGGCCTGCTGGCGGCGGGACCGGAACTGCTGCTGACGCAACCCGCGCTGCGACAGGCCGTCGATGCGATCATGGCCAGCTGGGACGAGGAAGCGTTCCTGCGCCACTTGCCGGACCTGCGCCACGCCTTCACGCGCCTGAAACCGGCGGAAACGGCGCAGCTGGCGGCGGCGCTGGCCCTGGCGGACGACGCGGGCCTGGGGTGGGAACACGATGCAACGGAAGCGGACATGCTGGCTGGCACGGTGCTGCACGCCGGCCTGGTGGCGGCCCTTGCCCGCGATGGCCTGCATGCCTGGACGGGCGACATGCCGAACGACGCAAGGAAGGAAGCGCGATGA
- a CDS encoding ATP-binding protein, which produces MQEKQTRDELSADILRSSAEHRHAHELARLRETDTGARPEGWHLSPRAVRRFILGDEALGITRKFYGDDPLVERAIVTLMGHQGLMLVGEPGTAKSLLSELLSAAISGDSALTIQGTAGTTEDHIKYSWNYALLLAEGPSRRALVPSPLYRAMEAGKLVRFEEITRCPPEVQDVMISLMSEKQVMVPELGDDARMHARRGFNVIATANLRDRGVHDMSSALKRRFNFETVRPIADHAFEVELVMGQVRRDLEGAGVQVEVERDVVALLVTTFQELRAGRTREGTALKTPDAVMSTAEAVNVAYAAALEARHFGDGRVTPRELANQLQGVVLKDNADDLRRVQHYFDTVVHERARRDRHWKIFRDAGRALWP; this is translated from the coding sequence ATGCAGGAAAAACAGACCCGCGACGAACTGTCCGCCGACATCCTGCGCAGCAGCGCGGAACACCGCCATGCGCACGAACTGGCGCGGCTGCGCGAGACGGACACCGGTGCGCGGCCGGAAGGCTGGCACCTGTCGCCGCGCGCCGTGCGCCGCTTCATCCTCGGCGACGAGGCGCTCGGCATCACGCGCAAGTTCTACGGCGACGACCCGCTCGTCGAACGCGCGATCGTCACGCTGATGGGCCACCAGGGCCTGATGCTGGTGGGCGAACCGGGCACGGCGAAGTCGCTGCTGTCCGAGCTGCTGAGCGCGGCCATCAGCGGCGATTCCGCGCTGACGATCCAGGGCACGGCCGGCACCACGGAAGATCACATCAAGTATTCGTGGAACTATGCACTGCTGCTGGCCGAAGGGCCAAGCCGGCGCGCGCTCGTGCCGTCGCCGCTGTACCGGGCCATGGAAGCCGGCAAGCTGGTGCGGTTCGAGGAAATCACCCGCTGCCCGCCTGAAGTCCAGGACGTGATGATCTCGCTGATGTCGGAAAAGCAGGTCATGGTGCCCGAACTGGGCGACGACGCGCGCATGCATGCGCGGCGCGGCTTCAACGTGATCGCCACCGCCAACCTGCGCGACCGCGGCGTGCACGACATGTCGTCCGCCCTGAAACGGCGCTTCAACTTCGAGACCGTGCGCCCGATCGCCGACCATGCGTTCGAAGTGGAACTCGTGATGGGCCAGGTGCGGCGCGACCTGGAAGGCGCCGGCGTGCAGGTCGAGGTGGAGCGCGACGTGGTCGCGCTGCTGGTCACCACGTTCCAGGAACTGCGCGCCGGCCGCACGCGCGAAGGCACGGCGCTGAAGACGCCGGACGCCGTGATGTCGACGGCCGAAGCGGTCAACGTGGCCTACGCGGCGGCACTGGAAGCGCGCCATTTCGGCGACGGGCGCGTGACGCCGCGGGAACTGGCCAACCAGTTGCAGGGCGTGGTGCTGAAGGATAACGCGGACGACCTGCGCCGCGTGCAGCACTATTTCGACACGGTGGTGCACGAACGGGCCCGCCGCGACCGGCACTGGAAGATCTTCCGCGACGCCGGACGCGCATTGTGGCCGTGA